One stretch of Pseudomonas fluorescens Q2-87 DNA includes these proteins:
- a CDS encoding class II 3-deoxy-7-phosphoheptulonate synthase, translating to MSQPWSPDSWRALPIQQQPRYPDAAHLLQVEQTLASYPPLVFAGEARELRRQFAEVTQGRAFLLQGGDCAESFAEFSAAKIRDTFKVLLQMAIVMTFAAGCPVVKVGRMAGQFAKPRSANDETIDGVTLPAYRGDIVNGIGFDEKSRVPDPERLLQSYHQSTATLNLLRAFAQGGFADLHQVHKWNLDFIANSALAEKYSHLADRIDETLAFMRACGMDSSPQLRETSFFTAHEALLLNYEEAFVRRDSLTNDYYDCSAHMLWIGDRTRQLDGAHVEFLRGVNNPIGVKVGPSMDPDDLIRLIDVLNPDNDPGRLNLIARMGANKVGDHLPPLLRAVQREGRQVLWSSDPMHGNTIKASSGYKTRDFAQILGEVKQFFQVHEAEGTYAGGIHIEMTGQNVTECIGGARPITEDGLSDRYHTHCDPRMNADQSLELAFLIAETLKQVRR from the coding sequence ATGAGCCAACCCTGGAGCCCTGACAGCTGGCGTGCCCTGCCGATCCAGCAACAACCCCGCTACCCTGATGCCGCGCACCTGCTGCAGGTGGAGCAGACCCTGGCCAGTTATCCGCCGTTGGTGTTCGCCGGTGAGGCCCGGGAGTTGCGCCGTCAGTTCGCCGAGGTAACCCAGGGCCGGGCCTTCCTGCTTCAGGGCGGCGATTGTGCCGAAAGCTTTGCCGAGTTCTCGGCGGCGAAGATTCGCGACACCTTCAAGGTCTTGCTGCAAATGGCGATCGTCATGACCTTTGCCGCCGGCTGCCCGGTGGTCAAGGTCGGGCGCATGGCCGGACAGTTCGCCAAGCCGCGCTCGGCCAACGACGAAACCATCGACGGTGTGACATTGCCGGCCTACCGGGGCGACATCGTCAACGGTATCGGTTTCGACGAAAAAAGCCGCGTACCGGACCCTGAGCGGTTGTTGCAGTCCTACCACCAGTCCACCGCCACGCTGAACCTGTTGCGCGCTTTCGCCCAAGGCGGGTTCGCCGATCTGCACCAGGTGCACAAGTGGAACCTGGATTTCATCGCCAATTCAGCCCTGGCGGAAAAATACAGCCACCTGGCCGACCGCATCGATGAAACCCTGGCCTTCATGCGTGCCTGCGGCATGGACAGCTCGCCGCAATTGCGCGAAACCAGTTTTTTTACCGCCCACGAAGCGCTGCTGCTCAATTACGAAGAAGCCTTTGTGCGCCGTGACAGCCTGACCAACGATTATTACGACTGCTCGGCCCACATGCTGTGGATTGGCGACCGCACCCGTCAACTGGACGGCGCCCATGTCGAATTCCTGCGCGGGGTGAACAACCCGATCGGGGTCAAGGTCGGCCCGAGCATGGACCCTGACGACCTGATCCGCCTGATCGATGTGCTCAACCCGGACAACGACCCGGGCCGACTGAACCTCATCGCGCGGATGGGCGCCAACAAGGTCGGCGACCATCTGCCGCCGCTGTTGCGGGCCGTGCAGCGTGAAGGCCGGCAGGTGCTGTGGAGCTCCGACCCGATGCACGGCAATACGATCAAGGCCAGCAGCGGCTACAAGACCCGGGACTTCGCGCAGATCCTTGGCGAAGTGAAGCAGTTCTTCCAGGTCCACGAAGCCGAAGGCACCTATGCCGGCGGGATTCACATCGAAATGACAGGGCAGAACGTCACCGAGTGCATCGGCGGTGCCCGGCCGATCACCGAGGACGGGCTGTCGGACCGCTACCACACCCACTGCGACCCGCGGATGAATGCCGATCAGTCGCTGGAGTTGGCGTTCCTGATTGCCGAGACGTTGAAGCAGGTTCGACGGTAA
- a CDS encoding winged helix-turn-helix domain-containing protein: MPATLSFTLKQARRLALSAQGFDGRSASASIQPSRLNRLIERLGVLQIDSVNALVRSHYLPLFSRLGQYNPDLLDQAAWSRGRRRTLFEYWGHEASLLPMSMYPLMRWRMARASRGEGIYQQLARFGRERQDIIRRVLDSVREQGAIGAGSLSTRREKAGPWWDWSAEKHALEWLFAAGEVTVAGRRGFERLYDLPERVFPASVLQQSQPDEAQAQRALLLHAAEALGVGTEKDLRDYFRLDPADSRGRLAELEEAGELLRCEVQGWKQPAWCRPAAKIPRKVAASALLSPFDSLVWERSRTERLFDFRYRLEIYTPAHKRVYGYYVLPFLHNERIAARVDLRAERALGRLAVHAVHEEEPGLDEEGVQALAINLRRMADWLGLERVQLNCQRVGGVRLALALAQIGGD; this comes from the coding sequence ATGCCCGCGACTCTGTCCTTTACCCTCAAACAGGCCCGGCGTCTGGCGTTGTCCGCCCAAGGATTCGATGGGCGGTCAGCGTCGGCTTCGATCCAACCCTCTCGTCTCAATCGCCTGATCGAACGCCTCGGCGTCCTGCAGATCGATTCCGTCAATGCATTGGTGCGCTCGCACTATCTCCCGCTGTTCTCTCGTCTAGGTCAATACAACCCCGATTTGCTCGATCAAGCGGCCTGGAGCCGGGGACGCCGCCGCACGCTGTTCGAATATTGGGGCCATGAAGCGTCGCTGCTGCCGATGTCGATGTACCCGCTGATGCGCTGGCGCATGGCCCGTGCGTCCCGTGGCGAAGGTATCTACCAACAATTGGCGCGTTTCGGTCGTGAACGCCAGGACATCATTCGCCGCGTGCTGGATTCGGTCCGGGAGCAGGGCGCCATCGGTGCGGGCAGCCTTTCCACGCGTCGAGAAAAGGCCGGGCCCTGGTGGGACTGGAGCGCTGAAAAACATGCGTTGGAATGGCTGTTTGCCGCAGGCGAGGTCACGGTGGCGGGACGACGCGGGTTCGAGCGGCTTTACGATTTGCCGGAGCGGGTGTTTCCGGCCTCGGTCCTGCAACAATCGCAGCCGGACGAAGCCCAGGCTCAGCGCGCCTTGTTGCTGCACGCCGCTGAGGCCCTGGGCGTGGGCACCGAGAAAGATTTGCGCGATTACTTTCGCCTGGATCCTGCCGACAGCCGTGGGCGGCTGGCCGAGTTGGAGGAGGCCGGTGAACTGCTGCGCTGCGAGGTGCAGGGCTGGAAGCAACCCGCCTGGTGTCGACCCGCTGCGAAAATCCCCCGCAAAGTGGCGGCCAGTGCCTTGTTGTCACCCTTCGACTCGCTGGTCTGGGAGCGCAGCCGCACCGAGCGGCTGTTTGATTTCCGCTATCGGCTGGAGATCTACACCCCCGCTCACAAGCGGGTTTACGGCTATTACGTGTTGCCGTTCCTGCACAATGAACGCATCGCGGCACGGGTGGACCTGCGGGCGGAGCGGGCCTTGGGTCGGTTGGCGGTGCATGCGGTGCACGAGGAAGAGCCGGGGCTGGACGAGGAGGGGGTGCAGGCCTTGGCGATCAATCTGCGGCGCATGGCCGATTGGCTGGGGCTGGAGCGGGTTCAGCTCAATTGCCAGCGGGTGGGTGGGGTTCGGTTGGCGTTGGCGTTGGCCCAGATCGGTGGTGACTGA
- a CDS encoding spermidine synthase, which yields MTEERDERLLAEVHDEFGMIRVFEVADYRFLEFGDAIEQSCVFTADPSWLEYDYTRAMLIGALCHEQPESALFLGLGAGTLTQACLKFLPLEDVEAIELRPDVPRLAIEYLGLDDDPRLYIRVGDALELLETAESADLIFVDLYTDVGPGVGHLAWGFLENCQKRLNPGGWLVINQWATDDGKPLGAALLRGLYHRHYWELPVKEGNVILIVPADLDQMLDLQGLVARAEALAPRLGYSLQSLIKAIRPAT from the coding sequence ATGACAGAGGAGCGCGACGAGCGTCTGCTCGCCGAGGTGCACGACGAGTTCGGCATGATCCGAGTCTTCGAAGTGGCCGATTACCGGTTTCTCGAGTTCGGCGATGCCATCGAGCAAAGCTGCGTGTTCACGGCGGATCCGAGCTGGCTCGAATACGATTACACCCGCGCCATGCTCATCGGTGCGTTGTGTCATGAACAGCCTGAGAGTGCCTTGTTCCTTGGCTTGGGCGCGGGGACGCTGACTCAGGCCTGCCTGAAGTTCCTGCCGCTGGAAGATGTCGAAGCCATCGAGCTGCGTCCAGACGTGCCGCGCCTGGCCATTGAATACCTGGGGCTGGATGACGACCCGAGGCTGTATATCCGCGTCGGCGATGCGCTGGAACTGCTCGAAACCGCCGAATCCGCGGATTTGATCTTCGTTGACCTATATACCGATGTCGGCCCGGGCGTCGGGCACCTGGCCTGGGGCTTCCTGGAAAACTGTCAGAAACGCCTAAATCCAGGCGGCTGGCTGGTGATCAACCAATGGGCCACCGATGATGGCAAACCGTTGGGGGCCGCGTTGCTGCGTGGCTTGTACCACCGGCACTATTGGGAACTGCCGGTGAAGGAGGGCAACGTGATCCTGATCGTGCCGGCGGATCTGGATCAGATGCTTGATCTGCAAGGGCTGGTCGCCAGGGCCGAGGCGTTGGCGCCACGACTGGGCTATTCGTTGCAGTCATTGATCAAGGCCATTCGCCCGGCGACTTGA
- a CDS encoding universal stress protein, translating into MIRSMLYATDLGLYAPYVMQHALALARTFEAELYVVHAVEPMGLFAESVLQSYLDEQALNEFHRQGLNTVMANIEQRVLDSFREELGEGQQDLKLIKSVRVYQGDPSQVILEQAAKLSVDLLIVGSHCQGASGETPLGRTAARVLQLSRVPVYLVPLMQRRRQGEA; encoded by the coding sequence ATGATTCGTTCGATGCTGTACGCCACAGACCTGGGACTTTACGCCCCTTATGTGATGCAGCATGCCTTGGCGTTGGCACGGACGTTTGAAGCCGAGTTGTATGTGGTGCATGCGGTAGAACCGATGGGGCTGTTCGCCGAATCGGTGTTGCAGAGTTATCTCGACGAGCAGGCGCTGAACGAATTTCATCGCCAGGGTCTGAATACGGTAATGGCCAATATCGAGCAGCGAGTGCTCGACAGCTTTCGTGAGGAGCTGGGAGAGGGGCAGCAGGACTTGAAGCTGATCAAATCGGTCAGGGTTTACCAGGGTGATCCTTCCCAGGTCATTCTGGAGCAGGCGGCGAAACTCTCCGTCGATTTGCTGATCGTAGGCAGTCATTGCCAAGGGGCAAGCGGCGAGACCCCCTTGGGTCGGACCGCTGCACGGGTATTGCAGTTATCCCGTGTGCCAGTCTATCTGGTGCCGCTGATGCAACGTCGACGCCAGGGAGAGGCGTGA
- a CDS encoding MarR family winged helix-turn-helix transcriptional regulator has translation MSTQRNTPEACEALLLDNQVCFALHSTSLLMTKVYKPLLQALGLTYPQYLAMMVLWEKDGLTVGEISTRLLTDPGSLTPLLKRLEAEGLLSRTRSREDERVVIVELTEQGRALQEKALDIPQCILAASGQTLEQLKKLQLDLQALRGHLQDSL, from the coding sequence ATGAGTACCCAGCGCAACACCCCCGAAGCTTGCGAAGCCCTGTTGCTCGACAACCAGGTCTGTTTTGCCTTGCACTCAACATCATTGCTGATGACCAAGGTCTACAAACCGCTGCTCCAGGCCCTGGGCCTGACATATCCGCAATACCTGGCGATGATGGTGTTGTGGGAAAAGGACGGCTTGACGGTTGGAGAAATCAGCACGCGCCTGCTCACCGACCCCGGCTCGCTGACGCCGTTACTCAAGCGCCTGGAGGCCGAAGGCCTGTTGAGCCGCACCCGCAGCCGTGAAGACGAGCGCGTGGTGATTGTCGAATTGACCGAACAAGGCCGCGCCCTGCAAGAAAAGGCCCTGGACATTCCTCAATGCATCCTCGCCGCCAGCGGCCAGACCCTGGAGCAGTTGAAGAAGCTGCAACTTGACCTGCAAGCGCTGCGTGGGCATTTGCAGGACAGCCTCTGA
- a CDS encoding LysR substrate-binding domain-containing protein has translation MSSYPSIDTEVLRTFVAIADQGGFTRAGELVNRTQSAVSMQMKRLEEDVLQRRLFERDGRQVKLTAEGQVLLGYARRILKLHSEVFNTLREPHMVGTVRIGTPDDYVMRFLPGILQRFAQFYPLIEIEVHCESSKQLLLRQDLDLSIVTRKPGDEIGQLLRKERFVWAEAACFNVHEQTPLPLAMFNSDCFCRQWACNALDAMGRDYRVAYNSSSLSALMAVVGAGLAITAQLESLLTPDMRVLGEAEDLPELPEASIMLIRNLHNPSPITECLAEHIVEGFKL, from the coding sequence TTGTCGAGTTACCCGAGCATCGATACCGAAGTGCTGCGCACCTTTGTCGCCATCGCGGACCAGGGCGGCTTCACCCGTGCCGGTGAATTGGTCAATCGCACGCAATCGGCCGTCAGCATGCAGATGAAGCGGCTGGAAGAAGATGTATTGCAGCGGCGCTTGTTCGAGCGTGACGGACGCCAAGTCAAGCTCACCGCCGAAGGCCAGGTGTTGCTGGGTTACGCCCGACGGATCCTCAAGCTGCACAGCGAGGTGTTCAACACCCTGCGCGAGCCGCACATGGTTGGCACGGTGCGCATCGGTACGCCGGACGACTATGTGATGCGGTTCCTGCCGGGGATCCTGCAGCGCTTCGCCCAGTTCTATCCGTTGATCGAAATCGAAGTGCACTGCGAATCGTCCAAGCAGTTATTACTGCGCCAGGACCTGGACCTGTCCATTGTCACCCGCAAACCGGGGGACGAAATCGGCCAGTTGCTGCGCAAGGAACGTTTTGTCTGGGCCGAAGCGGCCTGCTTCAACGTTCATGAACAAACGCCGCTACCGCTGGCGATGTTCAACAGTGACTGTTTCTGTCGGCAATGGGCCTGCAACGCGCTGGATGCCATGGGCCGCGATTATCGAGTGGCCTACAACAGTTCGAGCCTGTCGGCACTCATGGCGGTAGTGGGCGCGGGCCTGGCGATCACCGCGCAACTTGAAAGCCTGCTGACCCCGGACATGCGTGTACTGGGCGAGGCCGAGGACCTGCCGGAACTGCCCGAGGCCAGCATCATGCTGATCCGCAACTTGCACAATCCGTCGCCGATCACCGAGTGCCTGGCCGAGCACATCGTCGAAGGCTTCAAACTTTAA
- a CDS encoding GreA/GreB family elongation factor, which yields MNKQTVHQLILDKLKIDLDIAERAAQTAYETATHEENIAENKYDTLGLEASYLAAGQARRVEEIRQALALCQALPLRPYDAQRGITVGTLIGLEDEDSRQQWLFLAPDAAGLKVSLVGQPITVITPRSPLGRGLLGKFEGDEVEIVVAGARQQFAVTEAI from the coding sequence ATGAACAAACAGACCGTCCACCAATTGATTCTCGACAAGCTCAAGATTGATCTCGACATTGCCGAGCGCGCGGCGCAAACCGCGTACGAAACCGCGACCCACGAAGAAAACATCGCCGAGAACAAGTACGACACCCTTGGCCTGGAGGCGTCATACCTCGCCGCCGGGCAAGCCAGGCGCGTGGAAGAGATCCGTCAGGCGCTCGCCCTGTGCCAAGCCCTGCCGCTCAGGCCCTACGACGCGCAGCGCGGCATTACGGTCGGCACGCTGATAGGCCTGGAAGATGAGGATAGCCGCCAGCAATGGCTGTTCCTGGCTCCGGATGCGGCGGGGTTGAAAGTTTCGCTGGTAGGGCAACCGATCACGGTCATCACCCCTCGCTCGCCGCTGGGCCGGGGCCTGCTGGGCAAGTTCGAAGGGGATGAGGTGGAGATCGTGGTGGCGGGCGCCCGGCAACAGTTCGCTGTCACCGAGGCGATCTAG
- the earP gene encoding elongation factor P maturation arginine rhamnosyltransferase EarP has product MTVRWDIFCTVVDNFGDIGVTWRLARQLVAEHGCAVRLWVDDLRAFERLCPEIDITLSEQWQQGVNVRHWPQVWPSTEAADVVIAAFACQLPSAYMDAMTERQPAPLWMNLDYLSAEDWVIGCHGLPSVKYKHVQKYFFFPGFQPGTGGLLREAGLLERRQRFQQDAEAQRMFLQGLGVVRAPDTCLISLFAYENAGLASWFDAMAADVQAFHVLVPEGRVLGDVGRWLGVDGLKAGAVHRRGRLTVQVLPFVRQDQYDQLLWCCDFNAVRGEDSFVRAQWAGRPLLWHIYQQEEDVHLEKLEAFLRLYTHGLPEATQKAINGLWRAWNAGQDMTEHWKAAREQHRELAEHAQAWCLEQASRPDLAAALVKFYVNWI; this is encoded by the coding sequence ATGACCGTGCGCTGGGATATTTTTTGCACCGTCGTCGATAACTTTGGCGACATTGGCGTTACCTGGCGCCTGGCGCGTCAGTTGGTGGCCGAGCATGGATGCGCCGTGCGGCTATGGGTCGACGACTTGCGAGCCTTCGAACGGCTGTGCCCGGAAATCGACATCACCCTTTCCGAGCAGTGGCAGCAGGGCGTAAACGTGCGTCACTGGCCCCAAGTCTGGCCGTCCACCGAGGCCGCCGATGTGGTGATCGCCGCATTCGCCTGCCAGTTGCCGAGTGCCTACATGGACGCGATGACTGAACGGCAACCCGCGCCATTGTGGATGAACCTCGACTATCTGAGTGCTGAGGACTGGGTCATCGGTTGCCACGGCTTACCGTCGGTCAAATACAAACACGTGCAGAAGTATTTCTTTTTTCCAGGCTTCCAGCCGGGGACAGGGGGCCTGTTGCGCGAGGCGGGGCTGCTGGAACGTCGTCAGCGATTCCAGCAGGATGCCGAGGCGCAACGCATGTTCCTGCAAGGATTGGGCGTCGTTCGGGCGCCGGATACTTGCCTGATCTCGCTTTTTGCCTACGAGAACGCCGGGCTTGCCAGCTGGTTCGACGCCATGGCCGCCGATGTCCAGGCCTTTCATGTGCTGGTTCCCGAAGGGCGGGTGCTGGGCGATGTTGGGCGTTGGCTTGGTGTGGATGGCCTGAAAGCGGGAGCGGTGCATCGACGTGGCCGCCTGACCGTTCAGGTGCTGCCATTCGTCCGGCAGGATCAATACGATCAGCTTCTGTGGTGCTGCGATTTCAATGCCGTGCGTGGCGAAGACTCCTTCGTCCGCGCCCAGTGGGCTGGCCGACCACTGCTCTGGCACATCTACCAGCAGGAGGAAGACGTCCACCTGGAAAAACTCGAGGCGTTCCTCAGGCTGTATACCCACGGACTGCCGGAGGCGACGCAAAAGGCGATCAACGGTCTCTGGCGCGCCTGGAATGCCGGCCAGGACATGACCGAGCACTGGAAAGCCGCCCGCGAACAGCACCGGGAACTGGCCGAACATGCCCAGGCGTGGTGTCTGGAACAGGCCTCGCGACCCGATCTTGCCGCGGCGCTGGTGAAGTTTTATGTAAATTGGATATGA
- a CDS encoding alpha/beta hydrolase, whose product MNTLSKALTGTLLALSVGSAFADDLVEHNTQAFLDALNAGTGKPLEQLSPKDARAVLVGAQAGVKLSLPKADVSEKTIQVDGQPINLTIVRPAGVKGELPVFMFFHGGGWVLGDFPTHERLVRDLVAGSGAVAVFVNYTPSPEAHYPVAINQAYAATKWVAEHGKQINVDGKRLAVAGNSVGGNMAAVVALMAKDKGTPAIRFQALLWPVTDASFETASYNQFAEGHFLSKNMMKWFWDNYTTDAGQRNEIYASPLRATTAQLKGLPPALVQTAEADVLRDEGEAYARKLDAAGVPVTAVRYNGMIHDYGLLNVVSQVPAVRSAMLQASEELKQHLK is encoded by the coding sequence ATGAACACGCTCAGCAAAGCTTTGACCGGTACTCTTCTCGCCCTCAGCGTCGGCAGCGCTTTCGCCGACGACCTCGTGGAGCACAACACCCAGGCGTTTCTCGATGCCCTGAATGCCGGCACCGGCAAGCCTCTGGAACAGCTGTCGCCCAAGGATGCCCGCGCCGTACTGGTCGGGGCCCAGGCCGGGGTAAAACTGTCCTTGCCCAAGGCGGATGTCAGCGAGAAAACCATCCAGGTCGATGGCCAGCCGATCAACTTGACCATCGTGCGTCCGGCCGGGGTCAAGGGCGAATTGCCCGTGTTCATGTTCTTCCACGGCGGTGGCTGGGTGTTGGGGGACTTCCCGACCCACGAACGGCTGGTTCGGGATCTGGTGGCAGGCTCGGGGGCTGTCGCGGTATTCGTCAACTACACGCCTTCACCCGAGGCGCACTACCCGGTGGCGATCAACCAGGCTTACGCCGCAACGAAGTGGGTCGCCGAACATGGCAAACAGATCAACGTCGACGGCAAGCGCCTGGCCGTTGCGGGCAACAGCGTCGGCGGCAACATGGCGGCGGTCGTGGCACTGATGGCCAAGGACAAAGGTACGCCGGCGATCCGCTTCCAGGCGCTGTTGTGGCCGGTGACTGATGCGAGCTTCGAGACCGCGTCCTACAACCAGTTCGCCGAAGGGCACTTCCTCAGCAAGAACATGATGAAGTGGTTCTGGGACAACTACACCACCGACGCCGGACAGCGCAACGAGATCTATGCGTCTCCGCTGCGGGCCACCACTGCGCAGCTCAAGGGCCTGCCGCCCGCGCTGGTACAGACCGCCGAGGCCGATGTGCTGCGTGATGAAGGCGAAGCCTACGCCCGCAAACTCGACGCAGCCGGTGTGCCTGTCACAGCCGTGCGCTACAACGGCATGATCCATGACTATGGTCTGCTCAATGTGGTGAGCCAGGTGCCAGCGGTGCGTTCGGCCATGTTGCAGGCGTCCGAAGAGCTCAAGCAACATTTGAAATGA
- a CDS encoding sulfite exporter TauE/SafE family protein, whose product MFEFAIFILFGAALGTLGGLFGIGGGLIAIPVLGVWFGLDQQQAQGTALVMVVPNVMLALWRYHQRNRIELRHVLPLASMGFCFAWLGSIWAVGIDAQNMRIGFVAFLIALTAYNFIRMFAATAPASAEMRHGWPWLGVLGAASGTMGGLFGVGGAVVATPILTSLFGTTQVVAQGLSLALALPSTGVTLATYAYHHEVDWSIGLPLAVGGLLSISWGVKVAHALPERLLRGLFCGFLVLCAVLLALKV is encoded by the coding sequence GTGTTCGAGTTTGCGATTTTTATATTGTTCGGTGCCGCTTTGGGCACCTTGGGGGGATTGTTCGGGATTGGTGGCGGGCTGATTGCCATTCCGGTGCTGGGCGTCTGGTTCGGCCTTGACCAGCAACAGGCCCAAGGCACGGCCCTGGTGATGGTGGTCCCCAACGTGATGCTCGCGCTGTGGCGATATCACCAGCGCAATCGCATCGAGTTGCGCCATGTGCTGCCGCTCGCGTCGATGGGGTTTTGCTTTGCCTGGCTGGGCTCGATCTGGGCCGTAGGCATTGATGCGCAAAACATGCGCATCGGTTTCGTGGCGTTCCTGATCGCCCTGACTGCCTATAATTTCATCCGAATGTTCGCCGCCACCGCGCCGGCTTCGGCAGAGATGCGTCATGGCTGGCCGTGGCTCGGTGTGCTGGGGGCAGCCTCGGGCACCATGGGGGGCCTGTTCGGTGTCGGCGGAGCTGTCGTCGCGACGCCAATCCTGACCAGCCTGTTCGGCACCACCCAGGTGGTTGCCCAAGGGTTGTCCCTGGCGCTGGCCTTGCCCAGTACCGGCGTGACCCTTGCCACTTACGCTTATCACCATGAGGTGGACTGGAGCATCGGCCTGCCGCTGGCCGTTGGTGGTCTGCTGAGTATCAGTTGGGGAGTGAAGGTCGCCCACGCCTTGCCGGAGCGTCTGTTGCGCGGGCTGTTCTGCGGGTTCCTGGTGCTCTGCGCGGTGCTGCTCGCCCTTAAAGTTTGA
- a CDS encoding elongation factor P, protein MKTGKELKPGTVIRLENDPWLVQKAEFTKSGRNSAIMKTKLKNLLTGYKTEIVYSADDKLDDVILDRKEVTLSFISGDTYTFMDTTDYTMYELNAEDIEAVLPFIEEGMTDVCEAVFFEERLVSVELPTTIVRQVDYTEGSARGDTSGKVMKPAKLKNGTELSVADFIEIGDMIEIDTREGGSYKGRAK, encoded by the coding sequence ATGAAAACTGGTAAAGAACTGAAACCCGGGACCGTGATCCGTCTCGAAAACGATCCTTGGCTGGTTCAGAAAGCTGAGTTCACCAAGTCGGGTCGTAACAGCGCGATCATGAAGACCAAGCTGAAGAACCTGCTGACCGGTTACAAGACCGAGATCGTCTACAGCGCCGACGACAAACTGGATGACGTGATCCTCGACCGCAAGGAAGTGACCCTGTCCTTCATCAGCGGCGACACCTACACGTTCATGGACACCACTGACTACACCATGTACGAGCTGAACGCCGAAGACATCGAGGCCGTTCTGCCGTTCATCGAAGAAGGCATGACCGACGTCTGCGAAGCGGTGTTCTTCGAGGAGCGCCTGGTTTCCGTAGAACTGCCGACCACCATCGTGCGTCAGGTTGACTACACCGAAGGTTCGGCTCGCGGCGACACTTCCGGCAAGGTGATGAAGCCTGCCAAACTGAAGAACGGTACCGAGCTGTCGGTAGCTGACTTCATCGAAATCGGCGACATGATCGAGATCGATACCCGCGAAGGCGGCTCCTACAAAGGCCGCGCTAAATAA
- a CDS encoding DUF1127 domain-containing protein, with protein sequence MKGQKGYLLIEKLSHGFSVSALLHKFSRWYELHHERELLAGMSDEALKDIGVSRADVEQEVVRPFWDDPMHK encoded by the coding sequence ATGAAAGGTCAGAAAGGTTATCTACTGATAGAAAAACTCTCCCACGGCTTCTCGGTCAGCGCCCTGTTGCACAAGTTTAGTCGCTGGTACGAATTGCACCATGAACGCGAATTACTTGCCGGTATGAGCGACGAGGCGCTCAAGGACATCGGCGTCAGTCGTGCCGACGTGGAACAGGAAGTGGTTCGGCCATTTTGGGATGACCCAATGCACAAATGA
- the cysB gene encoding HTH-type transcriptional regulator CysB: MKLQQLRYIWEVAHHDLNVSATAQSLYTSQPGISKQIRLLEDELGVEVFARSGKHLTRVTPAGERIITTAGEILRKVESIKQIAQEFSNEKKGTLSIATTHTQARYALPPVISNFIKQYPDVALHMHQGSPMQIAEMAADGTVDFAIATEALELFGDLVMMPCYRWNRCVVVPQGHPLTKLPKLTLEALAEYPIVTYVFGFTGRSKLDEAFSHRGLTPKVVFTAADADVIKTYVRLGLGVGIVAKMAVDTKLDNDLVVLDASELFESSVTKIGFRRGTFLRGFMCDFIEKFAPHLTREVMAKAIQCHNKQELEELFDGVELPVH, encoded by the coding sequence ATGAAGCTTCAACAACTGCGCTACATCTGGGAAGTGGCGCACCACGACCTCAACGTTTCCGCTACTGCCCAAAGCCTTTATACGTCGCAACCCGGCATCAGCAAGCAGATCCGTCTATTGGAAGACGAACTGGGCGTGGAAGTCTTCGCCCGCAGCGGCAAGCACCTGACTCGCGTGACTCCGGCCGGGGAGCGGATCATCACCACGGCTGGCGAGATCCTGCGCAAAGTCGAAAGCATCAAGCAGATCGCCCAGGAGTTCTCCAACGAGAAAAAGGGCACCCTGTCGATCGCCACCACCCACACCCAGGCACGGTATGCGCTGCCTCCGGTGATCAGCAATTTCATCAAGCAATACCCGGACGTGGCGCTGCACATGCACCAGGGCTCGCCGATGCAGATCGCCGAGATGGCCGCTGACGGTACCGTGGATTTCGCCATCGCCACCGAGGCCCTGGAGTTGTTCGGGGACCTGGTGATGATGCCGTGCTATCGCTGGAACCGCTGCGTCGTCGTGCCCCAGGGCCATCCGTTGACCAAGCTGCCGAAGCTGACCCTCGAAGCCCTGGCCGAATACCCGATCGTGACCTACGTCTTCGGTTTCACCGGCCGATCGAAGCTCGACGAGGCCTTCAGCCACCGTGGCCTGACCCCGAAAGTGGTGTTCACCGCCGCCGACGCAGACGTGATCAAGACTTACGTGCGTCTCGGCCTGGGGGTAGGCATCGTGGCGAAAATGGCGGTCGATACCAAGCTCGACAATGACCTGGTGGTGCTGGATGCCAGCGAACTGTTCGAATCCAGCGTGACCAAGATCGGCTTCCGCCGCGGCACCTTCCTGCGTGGTTTCATGTGCGATTTCATCGAGAAATTCGCGCCGCACCTGACCCGCGAAGTCATGGCCAAGGCCATCCAGTGCCACAACAAGCAGGAACTCGAAGAGTTGTTCGACGGTGTCGAACTTCCGGTGCACTAA